DNA sequence from the Nocardia sp. BMG111209 genome:
CGCGCGCGCCTGTTTCCGCGACATCCGCTCGACGAACCGCAGATGCGTTGCCAGCGCGCCGAATTCGCCGAATCCGGACGGTACCGTGCCGGGGCCGACGGTCAGCCGGGGGAACCAGCCCGCGTAGAAGCGGCCCGCCCCGACGGCCGCGCGGGCCTTCGCGCCGGTGGTCGCGGTGCGATCGACCAGCGCACCCGCCGCGGCCATGTGCGCATCGGCCATCTCGCGGGCGATGAGCAGCCGCATGATCTCGCTGGAGCCCTCGAAGATCCGGTTGATCCGCAGGTCGCGCACCAATTGTTCGGTGCCGACGGCACGTTCGCCGCGGGCGGCCAGCGAGGCCGCCGTCTCGTAACCCCGGCCGCCGCGGATCTGCACCAGTTCGTCGGCGATGACACTCGCCATCTCGGAGGCCCACAACTTCGCCAGCGCCGCCTCGATCCGGATGTCGTTGCGATCCTCGTCGCACATCGCCCCGGACAGGTCGAGCGCCGCCTCCAGCGCGAAAGTCGTTGCGGCGATGAAGGACAGCTTCGCGCCGACCGCACCGTGCGCACCCACCGGCCGGCCCCACTGCACCCGGGTGGCCGACCATTCCCGGCCGATCTTCAGCGACCATTTGGCGGCGGCGGTACACAGCGCCGGAATCGCCAGCCGACCGGCATTGAGCGTGGTCAGCGCGATCTTGAGCCCGTCGCCCTCGCGGCCGATCAGATTGTCCCGGGGCACCCGCACCCGATGCAGGCGGGTGACACCGTTCTCGATGCCACGCAGGCCCATGAACGCGTTGCGCCGTTCCACCGTGATGCCGGGTGCGTCCGCCTCGACCACGAAGGCCGAGATGCCACCGCGGCGCCCCTCGCCCGCGGGCACCCGCGCCATCACCACCAGCAGTTCCGCGACCACGCCGTTGGTGGTCCAGAGCTTGACCCCGTCGAGTTCGTACGCCTCGCCGTCGGCGGTCGGGGTGGCGGTGCAGGCCATCCGGGCCGGATCGGATCCGACGTCGGGTTCGGTCAGCAGGAATGCGCTGATGGCGCCTTTCGCGCAGCGCGGCAGGAACTTTCGCCGCTGTTCCGGCGTGCCCGCCAGTTTCAGCGGTTCGGGCACGCCGATCGACTGATGTGCCGACAGCAGGGCGCCGAGGCTCGGATGCGCCGAGCCGACCAG
Encoded proteins:
- a CDS encoding acyl-CoA dehydrogenase family protein; the encoded protein is MAATAKVHATEEQSRALAEESRETTWAKPSFAKELFLGRFRLELIHPYPQPAPAEAARTDEYLKRLRAFVETIDGAAIEATARIPDEVVRGLADLGCFGLKIPAEYGGQGLSQVGYNKALMLVGSAHPSLGALLSAHQSIGVPEPLKLAGTPEQRRKFLPRCAKGAISAFLLTEPDVGSDPARMACTATPTADGEAYELDGVKLWTTNGVVAELLVVMARVPAGEGRRGGISAFVVEADAPGITVERRNAFMGLRGIENGVTRLHRVRVPRDNLIGREGDGLKIALTTLNAGRLAIPALCTAAAKWSLKIGREWSATRVQWGRPVGAHGAVGAKLSFIAATTFALEAALDLSGAMCDEDRNDIRIEAALAKLWASEMASVIADELVQIRGGRGYETAASLAARGERAVGTEQLVRDLRINRIFEGSSEIMRLLIAREMADAHMAAAGALVDRTATTGAKARAAVGAGRFYAGWFPRLTVGPGTVPSGFGEFGALATHLRFVERMSRKQARALMYAMARWQAKLEYRQGFLGRIVDIGAELFAMSAACVRARALATAGDPGAAGAAELADTFCRQSRIRVQTLFAALWDNTDDADTALTADLLDGRYRWLEEGVLDPSEGTGPWIAEWQFGPSTEPNLHAPFHLGGS